A genome region from Methanobacterium subterraneum includes the following:
- the cdhA gene encoding CO dehydrogenase/acetyl-CoA synthase complex subunit alpha, giving the protein MIVVAPKPKSKPKDFKDDFWKKKDLKISIGEIVEKEGAVSAEVSEEKTPMGPTPKPHVTDLRSWDMKLLSRYEPFYAPFCDMCCLCTFGKCDLLNKKGACGIDSATQQARIVLLACNIGTAAHAGHARHMINHLIEELGEDYPLDLGFNIDIEAPITRTIIGQKPENLGDLKDVMGYVEEQLSHLLSACHTGQEGNSLDFESKSLHSGVMDDLAREVGDIAQIVALNMPKGDGDAPLVEMGVGTIDSSKPVVLCIGHNVVPGASIMDYLDETGQEEDLEVCGICCAAIDISRYNDRAKVVGPLSRQLKFIRSGVADVIIVDEQCIRTDVLEEAQRKNTAVIATTDKMCLGLPDMTDKDPDLIVSKLLNKEIEGALILDPEKVGEVSVKVAKILAPEREKLKLLPELEEVQKLALECTECGWCNRVCPNNKPMMEAVVAAGTGNFSNFEELYLNDVCYSCGRCEQECERDLPLMSMLAKAGEKLAKDEKFNIRAGRGPVQDVEIRRVGAPLVLGDIPGVIAIVGCSNYPNGGKEVAEMAKEFLERNYIVVATGCGAMSIGEYRDEEGKTLYEQYSGEFDSRGLLNIGSCVSNAHISGACIKIANIFAKKPLEGNFEEIADYILNRVGACGVAWGAYSQKAAAIATGVNRWGIPVVVGPHGSKYRRLLLGRTDKKETWKIKDLRTGKIMDGEPAPEHLIYAAENMEEAIVMTAKLCIRPTDTGKGRQIKLNHYIDLYKRYYGILPPDIHLFVRNEKDIPITYKKDVKEILEEVGWEPREIPQEPSLMGMDGD; this is encoded by the coding sequence GTGATTGTTGTGGCACCTAAACCAAAGTCTAAACCAAAAGATTTCAAGGATGATTTTTGGAAAAAGAAGGATCTAAAAATCTCCATAGGCGAAATAGTTGAAAAAGAGGGAGCAGTATCTGCTGAAGTATCCGAAGAAAAGACTCCTATGGGGCCAACTCCAAAACCCCACGTCACAGATCTAAGATCATGGGACATGAAACTGCTTAGTAGATATGAGCCATTCTATGCACCATTCTGTGACATGTGTTGTCTTTGTACATTCGGAAAATGTGACCTTTTGAACAAGAAAGGGGCTTGTGGGATTGATTCTGCAACTCAGCAAGCGCGTATTGTTCTTTTAGCATGTAACATTGGTACTGCGGCCCATGCTGGTCATGCCAGGCACATGATCAACCATCTTATTGAAGAACTGGGTGAAGATTATCCCCTTGATTTGGGCTTTAACATAGATATTGAAGCCCCCATTACCCGAACTATAATAGGTCAAAAACCTGAAAATCTCGGTGATTTGAAGGATGTTATGGGTTATGTGGAGGAACAATTATCTCATCTGTTATCTGCCTGTCACACTGGTCAAGAAGGAAATAGCCTTGACTTTGAATCTAAATCACTCCATTCAGGTGTTATGGATGATCTGGCAAGGGAAGTTGGGGATATAGCTCAGATCGTGGCCCTGAACATGCCTAAAGGAGATGGAGATGCCCCCCTGGTTGAGATGGGTGTGGGTACCATTGACTCTTCAAAACCAGTTGTACTGTGCATAGGTCATAACGTTGTCCCAGGTGCCAGTATAATGGATTACCTTGATGAAACCGGTCAAGAAGAGGATTTAGAGGTTTGCGGTATCTGTTGTGCAGCAATTGATATTTCCAGATACAATGACCGGGCTAAGGTAGTAGGTCCTTTGTCTAGGCAGCTAAAATTTATCCGCAGTGGGGTTGCTGATGTGATCATAGTGGATGAACAGTGTATTCGGACTGATGTACTGGAAGAAGCCCAAAGGAAAAATACAGCAGTAATTGCCACCACCGACAAGATGTGTCTGGGTCTGCCAGATATGACTGATAAGGATCCCGATTTAATTGTATCCAAATTATTAAACAAAGAGATCGAAGGTGCCCTCATACTAGACCCTGAAAAGGTGGGTGAGGTTTCAGTTAAAGTTGCCAAGATTCTAGCACCAGAACGGGAAAAACTCAAATTATTACCAGAACTGGAAGAAGTACAAAAGTTAGCACTGGAATGTACGGAGTGTGGCTGGTGTAACCGGGTTTGTCCCAACAACAAACCAATGATGGAGGCAGTGGTGGCAGCAGGAACCGGTAACTTCTCTAATTTTGAAGAACTATACCTTAACGATGTATGTTATTCCTGCGGTAGATGTGAACAGGAATGTGAACGGGACCTTCCCCTCATGTCCATGTTAGCCAAGGCGGGTGAAAAATTAGCCAAGGACGAAAAATTCAACATCCGCGCTGGCCGAGGCCCAGTACAAGATGTGGAAATAAGAAGAGTAGGTGCACCACTTGTATTGGGAGATATACCGGGTGTAATAGCCATTGTGGGATGTTCAAACTACCCTAATGGTGGGAAAGAAGTTGCGGAGATGGCAAAAGAATTCCTGGAAAGAAACTACATAGTGGTGGCCACTGGATGCGGGGCAATGTCCATTGGTGAATACCGTGATGAAGAAGGAAAAACACTATACGAACAGTACAGTGGTGAATTTGATTCCCGAGGATTGCTAAACATAGGTTCATGTGTGTCCAACGCCCATATTTCCGGAGCCTGCATAAAGATCGCCAATATTTTTGCTAAAAAACCATTGGAAGGCAACTTTGAGGAGATAGCCGATTACATTCTAAACCGAGTTGGAGCTTGTGGTGTTGCTTGGGGTGCTTACTCTCAAAAAGCAGCTGCAATCGCAACGGGAGTTAACCGATGGGGTATACCAGTAGTGGTTGGTCCGCACGGTTCAAAATATCGCCGATTATTATTGGGAAGAACTGATAAGAAGGAAACCTGGAAAATAAAGGATCTGAGGACTGGTAAAATAATGGATGGTGAACCCGCACCAGAACACTTGATTTACGCGGCAGAAAACATGGAAGAAGCCATAGTAATGACAGCTAAACTATGCATCAGGCCAACCGACACTGGCAAGGGGCGTCAAATCAAATTAAACCATTATATCGATCTTTATAAGAGGTATTATGGTATATTGCCTCCAGATATTCATTTATTTGTCCGTAATGAGAAAGATATTCCCATCACCTATAAAAAAGATGTGAAGGAAATACTGGAAGAAGTGGGATGGGAACCTCGTGAAATACCTCAGGAACCCTCTTTAATGGGAATGGATGGTGATTAA
- a CDS encoding type II secretion system F family protein encodes MVFGGIKKVFNRIGDLTVNSSQKVGGGVQKVGEGVQKPVEKIRGAERPKISRPKIGRGSKTDSNIFEPPESASKSPRKVIKKMGMEKDEIEIFRDLIDQKYERKEKPEDEDKAQKAAVRKASLEELLKEEEKKGLDPKLILIIGFLSFAVVFTVIVVLGFGIEIGLVFGIIILLMTMFIVYMPKIKTGGRSTAASRELPFALRQMATELRAGIGLHDSMRSVAMSGYGPLSEEFARALEEIKYGETTEKALVDMSERINSEGLTRAIYQITRTLSSGGDLAKTLSVIADDTAYEMRMKLKDYAQKLNSFTMIYMFVAILGPVIFMIMIIAASTVMGGVVPPILLLIMYLFLFPAIVGFMAFMIKRLEPKV; translated from the coding sequence ATGGTCTTTGGCGGTATTAAAAAGGTCTTCAACCGTATAGGGGATTTAACGGTTAACTCCAGTCAAAAAGTAGGTGGTGGGGTTCAAAAGGTCGGTGAAGGAGTTCAAAAGCCTGTTGAAAAGATTAGGGGGGCTGAAAGGCCTAAAATCTCCAGGCCTAAAATAGGAAGGGGATCAAAAACTGATTCAAACATATTTGAACCGCCTGAATCCGCATCCAAGTCACCTCGTAAGGTTATTAAAAAGATGGGGATGGAAAAGGATGAAATTGAGATTTTCCGAGACCTAATTGACCAGAAGTACGAGCGGAAAGAAAAACCGGAAGATGAAGACAAAGCTCAAAAAGCAGCAGTACGCAAAGCTTCTCTGGAAGAACTCCTTAAAGAAGAGGAGAAAAAAGGTCTGGATCCAAAACTCATCTTAATCATTGGGTTTCTTTCATTTGCAGTGGTTTTCACAGTCATCGTGGTACTGGGCTTTGGTATCGAGATCGGATTGGTGTTCGGTATTATCATTTTACTCATGACCATGTTCATTGTGTACATGCCTAAAATCAAAACAGGTGGTCGTTCAACAGCCGCATCACGAGAACTACCATTTGCCCTAAGACAAATGGCCACAGAATTAAGGGCAGGCATAGGTTTACATGATAGTATGCGCTCGGTGGCAATGTCTGGTTACGGTCCGTTGTCTGAGGAATTTGCCAGAGCTTTGGAGGAAATAAAATATGGGGAAACCACTGAAAAGGCATTGGTGGATATGAGTGAGAGAATTAACTCTGAGGGCTTAACCCGGGCCATATATCAGATCACACGAACTCTATCCAGTGGAGGAGATCTGGCCAAAACACTAAGTGTAATTGCCGATGACACTGCCTACGAAATGAGAATGAAATTGAAGGATTACGCCCAGAAGCTCAACTCCTTCACCATGATCTACATGTTCGTAGCCATATTGGGTCCAGTTATATTCATGATTATGATCATTGCTGCTTCTACAGTAATGGGGGGAGTTGTCCCACCTATACTGCTTTTAATCATGTATTTATTCCTGTTCCCCGCAATTGTGGGGTTCATGGCGTTTATGATAAAAAGATTGGAACCCAAGGTCTAA
- a CDS encoding CpaF family protein translates to MKDKRKEILKDLLGEFGSEEDEDEDFVEEQEENEIPLENKENTVSSVLEGVQKEDEEEEFTLDKIMKKPPKKVKKVKKASDGLKAEIVEEGLIPKYNVSVPHFSGKEETIFNEVREKLVEVAVSQGEEFNIDEESFIGEVKQFLRTRGVRDVERLATQISQVMLGYGKLDPMIKDDDLEEIMVIGTNSNVFVYHRKIGMMVTNVVFDSDDDIRGIIDVIARQVNRRIDQQTPILDARLKDGSRVNATLPPVSADGPTLTIRKFRKDPLTVVDLINFKTMSSHLAGFLWLCTDGMGVKPCNAIIAGGTGSGKTTTMNTIAAFVPPRERIITIEDTLELQLPHSHVLRMETRPPNIEGKGELDMDTLVKNSLRQRPDRVIVGEVRGSEAITLFTALNTGHSGMGTLHSNTARETITRLVNPPMNVPNIMIPALDFIIMQNRMYRAEGGSLRRITEVAEVVGMEEGNVQLNRVFEWNNITDKVEYVGIASQTLRDMAEMRGVGITELEEEIEKRRLVLEYLADNNMRSIEEVGRCINSYYKDPDEMLDRIL, encoded by the coding sequence ATGAAGGACAAACGCAAGGAAATACTGAAGGATCTTCTGGGAGAATTTGGTTCTGAAGAAGATGAGGATGAAGATTTCGTTGAAGAACAAGAAGAGAATGAAATACCTCTTGAAAATAAAGAGAATACAGTATCTTCAGTGCTAGAAGGGGTTCAGAAAGAAGATGAAGAAGAAGAATTCACCTTAGATAAAATAATGAAAAAACCGCCTAAAAAGGTTAAAAAGGTTAAAAAAGCTTCTGATGGGTTGAAGGCGGAGATTGTAGAGGAAGGGCTGATTCCAAAGTATAATGTGAGCGTACCTCACTTTTCTGGAAAAGAAGAAACGATTTTCAACGAAGTTAGGGAGAAACTGGTGGAAGTAGCTGTTTCCCAGGGCGAAGAATTTAATATTGATGAAGAATCATTTATAGGGGAGGTTAAGCAATTCCTAAGGACTCGTGGAGTTCGGGATGTGGAAAGGCTGGCCACCCAGATTTCTCAAGTGATGTTAGGATACGGGAAACTGGATCCCATGATCAAGGATGATGATCTTGAGGAGATCATGGTTATAGGCACTAATAGTAATGTATTTGTTTACCATCGTAAGATAGGGATGATGGTTACCAATGTTGTTTTTGATTCTGATGATGATATCCGGGGTATAATCGATGTTATCGCTCGACAGGTGAACCGTCGTATTGACCAGCAAACACCAATACTGGACGCCCGTCTGAAGGATGGTTCAAGGGTTAACGCCACCCTCCCACCGGTTTCTGCAGATGGACCCACCCTCACCATCAGGAAATTCAGAAAAGACCCACTCACTGTGGTAGATTTAATTAACTTCAAAACCATGTCCTCCCATCTGGCGGGGTTCCTATGGTTGTGTACCGATGGTATGGGTGTAAAACCCTGTAATGCTATAATCGCAGGGGGTACTGGTTCTGGTAAAACCACCACAATGAACACCATCGCCGCGTTTGTACCTCCCCGGGAACGTATTATAACCATTGAAGATACCTTAGAATTGCAGTTACCTCACTCTCACGTTCTGCGTATGGAAACCAGGCCTCCTAACATTGAAGGGAAGGGTGAACTCGACATGGATACTCTAGTTAAAAATTCACTCCGTCAGAGGCCAGACCGAGTAATTGTGGGAGAGGTTCGTGGTTCAGAAGCCATAACACTTTTCACAGCATTAAACACTGGACACTCAGGTATGGGGACCCTCCACTCTAACACTGCCCGGGAAACAATCACCCGTTTGGTTAACCCTCCCATGAACGTACCTAACATCATGATCCCAGCCCTTGATTTCATTATCATGCAGAACCGGATGTACCGTGCTGAAGGAGGATCCTTAAGGCGTATAACTGAAGTTGCGGAAGTGGTGGGGATGGAAGAAGGCAACGTCCAGTTAAACCGCGTATTTGAATGGAATAACATCACTGATAAAGTGGAATATGTGGGAATCGCCAGTCAGACCCTGAGGGATATGGCAGAAATGAGGGGTGTGGGCATAACTGAACTGGAAGAGGAAATAGAAAAAAGAAGGCTGGTTTTAGAGTATTTGGCGGATAATAACATGCGTTCCATTGAAGAAGTGGGGCGATGCATTAATAGTTACTATAAAGATCCTGATGAAATGTTAGATAGAATACTTTAA
- a CDS encoding 50S ribosomal protein L11 methyltransferase, which translates to MDIKCRCNQECVKKPPVVLEKIEYFYYPCDNCPERNFKKFKPFLEQIEPHEKIGGNWGRCTCGRRHLDMVVAHILTIMQKEGLKDEKTSLRDVCVPLITPAYPLQTVPYLSRDTLVILSPDVNHQCATRIINEVPEVKGVLKGNIRDTVGLKDSELPSNEYELLAGCDMRCDLVQTPDGPLCIYKHQGEIHIEFPKPVSPKISALIRVMAKYKNPKILDCTCGPGTLGIAALKNGASKVVFNDLWHPAACTTALNLEVNGFPVKLSNLEKGLVAHGESWDVYCLDVKELGTILREKFDICIVDTFPGVDTTIFTDAVQNLCSEIVII; encoded by the coding sequence ATGGACATAAAGTGCAGATGCAACCAAGAATGTGTAAAAAAACCGCCTGTGGTCTTAGAGAAAATTGAATATTTTTATTATCCCTGTGATAACTGCCCAGAACGGAATTTTAAAAAATTCAAACCATTTCTTGAGCAGATAGAACCCCATGAAAAAATAGGTGGAAATTGGGGAAGATGCACCTGTGGTCGTCGACATCTGGACATGGTGGTGGCCCATATCCTGACTATCATGCAAAAAGAAGGATTGAAAGATGAAAAAACCAGCCTGCGGGATGTTTGTGTTCCACTAATAACACCCGCCTACCCCCTTCAAACTGTACCTTACCTTTCCAGAGATACCCTAGTAATATTATCTCCGGATGTTAACCATCAATGCGCAACCAGGATAATAAATGAAGTTCCCGAAGTTAAAGGGGTGCTTAAAGGAAATATCCGAGACACAGTTGGATTGAAAGACAGCGAATTACCTTCAAATGAATATGAACTATTAGCTGGCTGTGATATGCGCTGCGACTTGGTACAGACCCCTGATGGTCCGCTCTGCATCTACAAACATCAGGGCGAAATTCACATAGAATTCCCCAAACCAGTGTCGCCTAAAATTTCCGCATTAATTAGGGTAATGGCTAAATATAAAAATCCGAAAATATTAGATTGTACCTGTGGTCCCGGTACACTGGGGATAGCTGCCCTTAAAAACGGAGCTTCAAAAGTGGTTTTCAATGATCTATGGCACCCTGCTGCATGTACCACCGCCCTTAACCTGGAAGTTAATGGTTTCCCAGTAAAACTATCCAACCTTGAAAAAGGTTTGGTTGCCCATGGAGAATCTTGGGATGTGTACTGTCTGGATGTGAAGGAACTTGGAACTATTTTAAGAGAAAAATTTGATATCTGTATTGTGGATACCTTTCCGGGAGTAGATACCACCATCTTTACTGATGCTGTGCAAAACCTTTGCAGTGAAATTGTGATTATATGA
- a CDS encoding tripartite tricarboxylate transporter permease — protein sequence MFDIVLACIIGVFCGVVTGLIPGIHVNTVGAFVFSASPFLLYSYSPEVLAVFLLSMSISHALLEFVPSMFLGVPEEGTVLSIMPGHHLLLQGRGKEAIRLVSLGGFGAMITTILLLPIFIVGLPFIYGLLKPYIWIILSLTVVYMLIRLSRDLNSVIWSSVLFIFSGIMGWVALNSPLSSSVSLLCLFSGLFGVSTLLHSLSQNSYLPPQNKDHHLEINEDIIRGIFAGGIAGSILGFLPGMGPAQGSLLAQELSGSSDSGSEREGFLVAMSGVNVSDALFSLIAIYLIGNPRSGIAVYVNQLLQGLDFNHLLIMIFASLTAVSISLVLCIKLGDWFSHSMEKINYEKLSWVVIVFMSFLVVLFAVMEQSNLFFVILTYITSIALGLLPHYLDINKSNLMGVLIVSAIVIYAGMV from the coding sequence TTGTTTGACATTGTATTGGCATGTATAATAGGAGTTTTCTGTGGTGTGGTTACTGGTTTAATCCCTGGAATTCACGTAAACACCGTAGGGGCATTTGTCTTCTCAGCATCACCCTTTCTGCTGTATTCATATTCTCCCGAAGTACTGGCAGTTTTCCTCCTTTCCATGTCAATATCCCATGCTTTACTGGAATTTGTCCCATCCATGTTTCTGGGTGTGCCTGAAGAAGGAACAGTCCTTTCCATAATGCCTGGGCACCACCTTTTGCTCCAGGGAAGGGGGAAAGAAGCCATACGACTGGTTTCATTGGGAGGTTTTGGGGCTATGATCACCACCATCCTCCTATTACCCATCTTTATAGTGGGGTTACCCTTCATATATGGATTGTTAAAGCCATATATCTGGATTATTCTATCTTTAACTGTGGTTTACATGTTAATACGTCTCAGCAGGGATTTAAACTCCGTAATATGGTCTTCGGTTCTATTTATTTTTTCAGGAATAATGGGTTGGGTTGCCCTTAATTCTCCCTTATCTTCCAGTGTTTCTCTTTTATGTTTATTTTCAGGTCTTTTCGGGGTAAGCACCCTCTTACATAGTCTATCTCAGAATTCGTATTTGCCTCCTCAGAACAAGGACCATCATCTTGAAATCAACGAGGATATTATCCGTGGGATATTTGCGGGAGGAATTGCAGGGAGCATTCTGGGATTTTTACCCGGAATGGGTCCGGCACAGGGGAGTTTACTGGCCCAGGAGTTAAGTGGTTCTTCAGACAGTGGAAGTGAAAGGGAGGGATTTTTGGTGGCCATGAGTGGGGTTAATGTATCTGATGCACTTTTTTCCCTGATAGCCATTTACTTAATTGGCAACCCCCGTAGTGGAATCGCAGTCTACGTGAACCAGTTACTGCAGGGACTTGACTTCAACCACCTTTTAATCATGATATTTGCATCTTTAACTGCAGTATCAATCTCTCTGGTGTTATGTATAAAATTAGGGGACTGGTTTAGTCATTCCATGGAAAAAATTAACTATGAAAAACTTTCATGGGTGGTAATTGTTTTTATGAGTTTTTTGGTGGTACTTTTTGCAGTGATGGAGCAGTCAAATCTATTTTTCGTGATTTTGACCTACATAACTTCCATTGCCCTGGGATTGCTCCCCCATTACCTTGATATTAACAAATCCAACCTTATGGGGGTTTTAATTGTTTCAGCAATTGTGATATATGCAGGGATGGTCTGA
- a CDS encoding elongation factor 1-beta: protein MGEVVATIKLMPESPEVDLAQIKEKVSQSIPEGTELHKIEEEPIAFGLVALNVIVVVDDGEGGTEKAEEIFGQIDDVASVEVVDIRRLM from the coding sequence ATGGGAGAAGTTGTTGCAACCATAAAATTAATGCCAGAAAGCCCGGAAGTCGATCTAGCTCAGATTAAAGAAAAAGTTTCTCAATCAATACCAGAAGGAACAGAACTACATAAAATTGAGGAAGAACCAATTGCTTTTGGTCTGGTAGCCCTCAACGTGATAGTTGTTGTTGATGATGGTGAAGGTGGAACTGAAAAAGCCGAGGAAATCTTTGGTCAGATCGATGATGTTGCCAGTGTAGAAGTAGTGGACATACGTCGTTTAATGTAA
- a CDS encoding zinc finger domain-containing protein — translation MNKIECTSCKQEISPVETYVKFECPECEEILYRCQKCRTFGHLYQCKCGFKGP, via the coding sequence ATGAATAAAATAGAATGTACATCCTGTAAACAAGAAATATCCCCTGTAGAAACCTATGTTAAATTTGAATGTCCTGAATGCGAAGAAATATTATACCGCTGCCAGAAATGCCGAACATTCGGCCATCTTTACCAGTGTAAATGTGGATTTAAAGGCCCATAA
- a CDS encoding amino acid kinase family protein, translating to MEWVVKIGGSLFPDYAINLAQELVGEDVLIICGGGDMANCIRQYHEKLDFSPNTSHKTAILCMDILGMLLADKVKGTEPVRSLEEAKKVFNRGKLPVLIPSFLLEYLDPLEHSWRVTSDSISLYLSHLLDAKLLISTDVDGIYTHRPSLDGAQFIKEISAKKLLNFGETSLDESFAELLLKYKTSAYVVNGKHPERVMAVLKGRSSIKTFIGGD from the coding sequence ATGGAATGGGTGGTTAAGATAGGGGGGAGTCTATTCCCGGATTATGCAATCAATTTGGCCCAGGAACTGGTGGGTGAAGATGTCCTAATCATATGTGGAGGGGGAGATATGGCCAACTGTATCCGTCAGTACCATGAAAAACTGGATTTTTCCCCTAATACCAGTCACAAAACCGCCATCCTGTGCATGGATATATTGGGCATGCTCCTGGCAGACAAGGTTAAAGGAACAGAACCTGTTAGGTCCTTAGAAGAGGCTAAAAAAGTTTTTAATAGGGGGAAATTACCAGTTCTGATCCCATCATTCCTATTGGAGTATCTGGATCCACTGGAGCACTCCTGGAGGGTTACCTCTGATTCCATTTCATTATATTTATCACATTTACTTGATGCGAAACTATTAATAAGCACGGATGTAGATGGTATATACACACATAGACCATCCCTAGATGGCGCCCAATTCATCAAGGAAATTAGTGCAAAAAAACTTCTAAATTTTGGTGAAACATCACTAGATGAGAGCTTTGCTGAGCTTTTACTTAAATACAAAACCAGCGCTTATGTTGTTAATGGCAAACACCCGGAGAGGGTTATGGCTGTATTAAAAGGGCGAAGCTCTATAAAAACGTTCATCGGAGGAGATTAA
- the pth2 gene encoding aminoacyl-tRNA hydrolase, translating to MKQVIVMRADLKMSKGKLAAQACHACLGAYKKADERVIREWELEGGKKVVVQVKSQEELFEVYELVKAAGIPSFLVRDAGHTEIPPSTVTGLGIGPEKDEKIDKITQDLKLLK from the coding sequence ATGAAACAAGTTATTGTAATGAGAGCAGATCTGAAAATGAGCAAGGGTAAATTAGCTGCCCAGGCATGTCATGCCTGTTTAGGAGCCTATAAAAAGGCAGATGAACGAGTTATAAGGGAATGGGAATTAGAAGGTGGTAAAAAGGTAGTTGTTCAGGTTAAAAGCCAGGAAGAATTATTCGAAGTTTACGAGCTGGTGAAAGCTGCCGGAATTCCCAGTTTCCTGGTAAGGGATGCGGGCCACACTGAAATCCCACCATCCACCGTAACTGGTCTTGGTATTGGTCCGGAAAAGGATGAAAAGATTGATAAAATTACTCAGGATCTTAAATTGCTTAAATAA